The DNA window CGACCACCAGAAAGAGGTCATCCGCCGGCGCACGCAGCACGACCTGCGCAAGGCGGAGGCGCGGGCGCACATCCTCGAGGGCTTGCGCATCGCCCTCGACCACATCGACGCCATCATCAACCTCATTCGCGCCTCGCAGACGGTGGACGAGGCCAAAAGCGGCCTGATGGCGCGCTTTGGCCTCACCGAGGAGCAGGCCCAGGCCATCCTCGACATGCGCCTGCAGCGCCTCACCGGCCTGGAGCGGGAAAAGATCGAGACGGAGTACGCCGAACTCGTGCAGAAGATCGCCGAGCTGCGCGCCATCCTTGCCGATGAAAAGAAGATTCTCGCCATCATCGCCGAAGAACTGAAAGAAATCAAGGAGAAGTACGGCGACGCGCGGCGCACGCGTATCACCGCCGATGTGGACAACATCGACGAGGAGGACCTCATCCCCGAGGAAGACGTCGTTGTCCTCCTTACCCACCGCGGGTACATCAAGCGCATGCCGGTCTCCGCTTACCGCAGCCAGAAGCGCGGCGGGCGGGGCGTGCAGGGCTTGAGCCCCCGCGAAGACGATTTCGTTCAGCACCTCTTCATCACGAACTCCCATCACTACCTCCTGTTCTTTACCAACAAGGGGAAGGTGTATCGGCTCAAGGCGTACGAGGTGCCGGAGTTCGGCCGCGCCGCGCGGGGTGTCGCCCTGGTCAACCTCATTCAAATTGAGCCGGGGGAAACGGTGAATGCCGTCATCCCGGTGGCGACCTTCGACGATGAGGCGTACCTGTTCTTTGCCACCAAGCAGGGCATCGTGAAGAAGACGCCCCTCGGCGAGTTTGAGCACATCCGCAAGGGCGGGCTGTTTGCCATCAATTTGCGCGACGATGACGAACTGGTGGGCGTGCGCCTCACCGACGGCAAGCGGGACATTCTCCTCGGCACCCGTATGGGCCTGTCAATCCGCTTCCCCGAAGCGGACGTGCGCCCGATGGGCCGTGCGGCAACGGGGGTAAAGGGCATCACCCTTGAGGAGGGCGACGCCGTCATCGACATGGACGTCGTCCGCGACGGTGCCTACGTCCTCACCGTGACGACCAACGGTTTTGGCAAGCGGACGCCGATCGACGAATACCGTGTCCAATCGCGGGGCGGCAAGGGGATCCTGACGATCCACTTGACCGAACGTGTGGGTCCCATTGTTGGCCTGAAGATGGTGGAGGACGGTGACGACTTGATGATCGTCTCCTCGGGCGGCGTGGTGATTCGCCTCCACGTGGCCGATATCCCGGTTCTGCACCGCAACACGCAGGGTGTGCGCCTCATTCGCATGGAGGAAGGGGAAGAGGTGGCCACCGTGGCCCGCGTCGAACAGGACGCC is part of the Calditerricola satsumensis genome and encodes:
- the gyrA gene encoding DNA gyrase subunit A gives rise to the protein MSTEPRIQTVDISEEMKSSFLDYAMSVIVSRALPDVRDGLKPVHRRILYAMNEMGLTPDKPHRKSARIVGDVIGKYHPHGDAAVYESLVRLAQDFSCRYPLVDGHGNFGSVDGDGAAAMRYTEARLAPLATELLRDINKDTVDFGDNYDGTEKEPLVLPARFPNLLVNGAAGIAVGMATNIPPHNLGETIDALLLLIENPDATVKELMTKIKGPDFPTGGIILGKDGIRRAYETGRGSIDIRAKCSIEEAGGGKTRIVVEEIPFQVNKAKLIEKIAELVRDKKIDGITDLRDESSREGMRVIIELRRDVNPRVVLNNLYKHTALQTSFGVNMLALVNGEPRVLNLKEVLVHYLDHQKEVIRRRTQHDLRKAEARAHILEGLRIALDHIDAIINLIRASQTVDEAKSGLMARFGLTEEQAQAILDMRLQRLTGLEREKIETEYAELVQKIAELRAILADEKKILAIIAEELKEIKEKYGDARRTRITADVDNIDEEDLIPEEDVVVLLTHRGYIKRMPVSAYRSQKRGGRGVQGLSPREDDFVQHLFITNSHHYLLFFTNKGKVYRLKAYEVPEFGRAARGVALVNLIQIEPGETVNAVIPVATFDDEAYLFFATKQGIVKKTPLGEFEHIRKGGLFAINLRDDDELVGVRLTDGKRDILLGTRMGLSIRFPEADVRPMGRAATGVKGITLEEGDAVIDMDVVRDGAYVLTVTTNGFGKRTPIDEYRVQSRGGKGILTIHLTERVGPIVGLKMVEDGDDLMIVSSGGVVIRLHVADIPVLHRNTQGVRLIRMEEGEEVATVARVEQDADKDGDM